From the Coffea eugenioides isolate CCC68of chromosome 1, Ceug_1.0, whole genome shotgun sequence genome, the window GTAGCAATATTTTATAAACACCCTGTTGAAACAAACCCTTTAATTGCCTAAATACGACGTCGCGTCCCGGCTGTATAATTAAAGGGCGTCTTTCGAATAAAACCCGCCCGAAATTCGTCTTCGACAGCCGTCTCCAGGGTCCTGATACAATGAGTGAAAGGGTGGGGCTGCCCGCAATGGAGGAGGCAGAACAAGCGTTGGAACTCTACCAACTCGATTACTCTGATCTGATCCTCTTATCTTCTGCCAAAGactcatcttcttcatcttttcAACAAATCCAACGGCTGCAATTAATCACCCAAACCGTGATGGAAAACCTAGGTCCCACCGGACCCGGCCTAATCGCAGTCAAGTCCGTCCCCGTTGCATCCAATCTTCGCAGAAGTCTTCTTCCTCTAGCCCGCAAACTCGCTCTACTCAACTACGAGGATCAAAACCGCATCCTCAAGGTAAACTTTTTCTCTAATTGTTCTAATTAAGAatatttctggaaaatttaaaaaaaaatattgaaaaaaaaagagtacgttttctgaaaattttgggAACTTACAGGAGCATAATCTGGGGAGTGATGTTCCATTGAAGAACTTAGATAGGATGGTATCATCTTTTGCCTCACAGTTAAACTATAATAGAACAGATATGGATAGCACCGAGGGTGAGGCGATAGTCGTGAATGATGACATAGAGAGGCATAAAGATGAGTTGTCTGCAGAATTTGAGAATCTCCAACATGACTTTAAGGAGCTAGGGATCAGGCTGATGGAGATTGGACTTTGTCTCGCACGAATTTGTGATGGGGTTATTGGTAGCCGAGAGCTTGAGCAGAGCTTGTTGGAATCCTGCACCGCAAAAGGGCGGCTGATACACTATCATTCCACTGTTGATAATTGTATAATCAAACAAGCTGCTAAAAGAAAGGGACTGTCTAATGGCAGATGTCCAGCTAATGGGACAACAAAAGCAAGTTTACAGAGGGCTCTTGCCAAATCATCATGTGGTGGCCGGGGTGATTTATGGCAACAATGGCATTATGATTATGGAATATTTACGGTTTTAACAGATCCAATGTTCATACTGAGTAGTGATCAAGAGTTCCCCTCTCCTAGTGGGCATACATATTTGAAGATATTTCATCCAGAAAAGGATTCTGTGTTTATGGTTAAGGCGCCTCCCGAAAGTGTCATCGTTCAGGTTGGGGAAGCAGCTGATATATTGTCAAAAGGGATGCTTCGGGCCACCCTTCATTGTGTTTGTAAGCCGGTCGACCTGGTAGAGTTGAGCAGGGAAACTTTTGTTGTCTTTTTGCAGCCAGCTTGGAGCAAAACTTTCTCCCTCTTGGATTACCCTGCGGAGCGCTTAAAATCAGGGTACCAACAAGCTGATTTGTCCGCTAAGGATAATCACGATGCAGAGCTGGAACCAAAGGATTTATTTCGAGAGATTCATAACATAGTGCCACCTCTTTCTTTAAGGATGAGACATGGAATGACATTTGCGGAATTTTCACGAGAAACTACAAAGCAGTATTATGGTGGTAGTGGTTTACAGTCAAAGAGATAGGAAACTGGCAGGCCGTTTTCCCTTTTGTCTATGTTCCGATGCTCTCAACTAAACCAAGTCTTTATGATTATTGAAGCTGTTACAAGTATGGTTCAAAATCGCAGTCGTGGTCCGGACCATTACTTATCGATCTTGACATATtggtgcaaatttttgaaacatttaatattctaaaaattgtgaataatgtaaaaaaaaatacgATAAACAAAAACgataaaaaattagcaaaaataataaaaattcaagttAGTTCGGGATGATTCAACCATTTCTATTTGTCTCGAAGACGTTTCGGGCTGAATTCTCAACGATCCATTATCTCGGAGTCATCTCGTCCAAATATCGTATCGGAGAACTCCGTTCTgttgacgactcggccgagtctttGAATCATGGTTACAAGAGGAACTGAATCAACCGATCTACTACTTGCTTTACAGCTATTTAATTCAGTTTTTATTATCTCACTAGAATTGATCATCTTTGCTGTACCGGATCTTGCACTCTGAAATctactaatattttttttttattcaggTGAAATTTGCAAGTTATGGTCTTGGATTTGTTTTCAAGGCCCTTTTTGGGCTTTTCAAAGTGCTTGAAATCAACTGATCGCAGTAAAATTTTATAGGATATTTCGACAATTGCGTCAGTTTACTTGGAATACTTAATGTCTCCAACATTGAAGATTCTAAATTGAGAATTTCATCACAAGTTCCTCAAAGGATCAGTTAACTAGCTTATAATTTGATGTATCACAATCATCTCTTTTGGTAGTCTTCGTGTTTTACATGCATAAATTGTTGTTCAACTAGGCTACTCAAGGAATAATTATTTGAAGTTTTTAACTGATTTGTTCAATTTCTTTGATTACTTAGCTGGTGATGATGCGTGTGCCTGCAGTTTGTGTGTACTATGATGTCTACCAGAAACCTTCTGGTGGGTAATATTGCTGAAGGAAAGTAATTGGTATTTGAGTATCTTTCTTAGTTCACTTACATTTTATGATGCTTTTTGCCGGAGGATAACATAAATGGAGCAATCAACTGCTGTTCCTCTCATGCCTCATTTGATCTCCCTCTCTTGTACTTCTGGTTCATGATGCAACTTGTgttattttatttcttgcagGTCAAAACTTGTTGGCTTGATTTCACATGCTTTAAGGGTTAGTCAGATCTGGTGTGCTAGACAGTCATATTCTCCTTATTTGCTTAACCACCAATTTTCGTTTTGCCTGTTTTAACTCTGTGTGagttctctttccttttttttttttttttggttgagaCCTTCATCTAAGAGTATCATCCCAGAGCAATTGATAGGTATGTCAACTATGATGAGTAGTTTTGCTTCTTGCTACTTGTCATGCACCTTTGTCTGTTAAAGTTCACTACACCAAATCAACTTAAAGCCCCAACGTCTAGCTTCTAACTAGATAACACTGAATTACTGGGGACAAAATTCAGAAGTACACCAGATAATTCTCAACCTTGAAAGTGGATAGACTGATTGCTGAGTACATAAACTACTCCTATAGTGGAAGATtaagcaattaaaaaaaaaaaccactttTGTGAGCTCAAGATGATTGTTTTATTTGGAAAGCTGCAGGATAGCATATTACCACATTGTAGATCACTTATTTCTGATTGGTCCTGTCTGTATGATAGTCCTCATTTTTACTTTGCTTTTTAATATTCTGCTTAAATGTAATTTTGTGCTATGGTCTTTTCATGTGCATGTATTTTCTTCCAGTGAGTTCCACCTACATAGTACTAGCTATCCACTTTGGGGACAGTTGCAATCTTATTTTACAACAGTCTATCCTTGTTATTAGTAACTGATGTACTTGCGGAATTTAGGCCATTTCTTGATTTAGGGTTCAGAATGACGCTTGGTTAGCTTTCTAAAACATGATGGCTCTTTGGAGTTTTACTGCTTGTTGAAGGATTGCTCTggagaaaagaaataaaatggcTTTAAGCTTTCAAAGTCTGATTTGGTACGGGTATTGTGAGATGGAGACTGGTATTTCCGTGGGAAACTT encodes:
- the LOC113781041 gene encoding uncharacterized protein LOC113781041; its protein translation is MSERVGLPAMEEAEQALELYQLDYSDLILLSSAKDSSSSSFQQIQRLQLITQTVMENLGPTGPGLIAVKSVPVASNLRRSLLPLARKLALLNYEDQNRILKEHNLGSDVPLKNLDRMVSSFASQLNYNRTDMDSTEGEAIVVNDDIERHKDELSAEFENLQHDFKELGIRLMEIGLCLARICDGVIGSRELEQSLLESCTAKGRLIHYHSTVDNCIIKQAAKRKGLSNGRCPANGTTKASLQRALAKSSCGGRGDLWQQWHYDYGIFTVLTDPMFILSSDQEFPSPSGHTYLKIFHPEKDSVFMVKAPPESVIVQVGEAADILSKGMLRATLHCVCKPVDLVELSRETFVVFLQPAWSKTFSLLDYPAERLKSGYQQADLSAKDNHDAELEPKDLFREIHNIVPPLSLRMRHGMTFAEFSRETTKQYYGGSGLQSKR